One genomic window of Punica granatum isolate Tunisia-2019 chromosome 1, ASM765513v2, whole genome shotgun sequence includes the following:
- the LOC116211379 gene encoding uncharacterized protein LOC116211379, with amino-acid sequence MDAVGSRMGRSSSRYGSTTVFNGPVRRWKKKWVHVSPSKPTLSSSHSQANGSGSSLCLCRWTPISSGGGAPAAAEEEEEPRRRKFRYTPIAVLDEQSKAVAKKSNEEALRKPIVKNDEIFEKRDMDEEMQDSRKSDLNLGLDLEGTDNGNSSGIEDEDAQLKEASSSGFWSTG; translated from the exons ATGGACGCAGTGGGGTCCAGGATGGGACGGTCGTCGTCTCGGTATGGCTCCACCACCGTGTTCAACGGCCCGGTGAGGAGGTGGAAGAAGAAGTGGGTCCACGTGTCACCCTCCAAGCCGACCCTCAGCAGCTCTCACTCCCAGGCCAACGGTTCTGGAAGTAGCCTCTGCCTCTGCCGCTGGACCCCAATCTCCTCCGGTGGCGGCGCCCCAGCTGCggccgaggaggaggaggagcccCGGAGGCGCAAGTTCCGCTACACTCCC ATTGCTGTACTAGATGAACAAAGTAAGGCTGTTGCGAAGAAGTCTAATGAAGAAGCTCTTCGAAAGCCAATTGTTAAGAATGATGAGATTTTTGAGAAGCGTGATATGGATGAGGAGATGCAG GATTCTAGAAAGAGCGACTTGAATCTGGGATTGGACTTGGAAGGTACAGACAATGGAAACAGCAGTGGAATTGAGGATGAAGATGCCCAATTGAAGGAAGCAAGCTCAAGTGGGTTTTGGTCCACTGGTTGA
- the LOC116211358 gene encoding grpE protein homolog 2, mitochondrial-like isoform X4, which translates to MSASRVLTRVSRGLSRSALLVSPAQKQRFSVLSGQFHSSSHDSPVQAHVLNQFPHSSSLLQRFGISSSATPEPEKEQGNTAEKESAEATKGESEDELSMEDLVKLVAEKEELLKAKHKQIEEMQDKVLRSYAEMENVMDRTRREAENAKKYAVQSFAKSLLDVADNLGRASSVVKEGFSKIDTSKDASGAVPLLKTLLEGVEMTEKQLLEVFKKSGIEKYDPTNEPFDPHRHNAVFQVPDGSKPPGTVAAVLKPGYMLYDRVLRPAEVGVTKEVENNNDTSDN; encoded by the exons ATGTCAGCGTCTAGGGTTTTGACTCGCGTCTCCCGGGGCCTCAGCCGTAGCGCTCTGCTTGTCTCTCCCGCGCAGAAGCAACGTTTCTCTGTCCTCTCCGGCCAATTCCACAGCTCCTCACATGATTCTCCGGTACAG GCTCATGTGTTGAATCAATTTCCTCATAGTTCATCCTTGTTGCAACGATTTGGAATCTCCTCATCTGCTACCCCTGAACCAGAAAAGGAGCAGGGGAATACTGCAGAGAAGGAGAGTGCTGAGGCCACAAAAGGAG AGAGCGAGGATGAGCTATCAATGGAGGATTTGGTGAAACTTGTGGCGGAGAAGGAAGAACTTCTGAAAGCGAAGCACAAACAGATTGAGGAAATGCAAGACAAGGTCCTGAGAAGCTACGCAGAAATGGAAAATGTGATGGACAGGACTAGGCGAGAAGCTGAGAATGCAAAGAAATATGCCGTACAG AGTTTTGCGAAAAGCTTACTGGATGTTGCTGACAATCTGGGAAGAGCTTCTTCTGTTGTCAAAGAGGGTTTCAGTAAGATTGATACTTCAAAAGATGCCAGTGGTGCAGTTCCGTTGTTAAAAACTCTCCTGGAAGGCGTTGAAATGACTGAGAAGCAGCTCTTGGAG GTATTTAAAAAATCtggaattgaaaaatatgatcCGACAAACGAACCATTCGATCCACACCGGCACAATGCGGTCTTTCAAGTACCTGATGGTTCAAAACCTCCGGGCACAGTCGCGGCTGTTCTAAAG CCTGGGTACATGCTCTATGACAGAGTTCTGCGACCGGCTGAAGTTGGGGTGACCAAGGAGGTGGAGAACAACAATGACACATCTGACAACTGA
- the LOC116211358 gene encoding grpE protein homolog 2, mitochondrial-like isoform X1, protein MSASRVLTRVSRGLSRSALLVSPAQKQRFSVLSGQFHSSSHDSPVQAHVLNQFPHSSSLLQRFGISSSATPEPEKEQGNTAEKESAEATKGGEETKAPDQVGKSDSESEDELSMEDLVKLVAEKEELLKAKHKQIEEMQDKVLRSYAEMENVMDRTRREAENAKKYAVQSFAKSLLDVADNLGRASSVVKEGFSKIDTSKDASGAVPLLKTLLEGVEMTEKQLLEVFKKSGIEKYDPTNEPFDPHRHNAVFQVPDGSKPPGTVAAVLKPGYMLYDRVLRPAEVGVTKEVENNNDTSDN, encoded by the exons ATGTCAGCGTCTAGGGTTTTGACTCGCGTCTCCCGGGGCCTCAGCCGTAGCGCTCTGCTTGTCTCTCCCGCGCAGAAGCAACGTTTCTCTGTCCTCTCCGGCCAATTCCACAGCTCCTCACATGATTCTCCGGTACAG GCTCATGTGTTGAATCAATTTCCTCATAGTTCATCCTTGTTGCAACGATTTGGAATCTCCTCATCTGCTACCCCTGAACCAGAAAAGGAGCAGGGGAATACTGCAGAGAAGGAGAGTGCTGAGGCCACAAAAGGAGGTGAGGAAACGAAAGCGCCTGATCAAGTGGGAAAATCAG ATTCAGAGAGCGAGGATGAGCTATCAATGGAGGATTTGGTGAAACTTGTGGCGGAGAAGGAAGAACTTCTGAAAGCGAAGCACAAACAGATTGAGGAAATGCAAGACAAGGTCCTGAGAAGCTACGCAGAAATGGAAAATGTGATGGACAGGACTAGGCGAGAAGCTGAGAATGCAAAGAAATATGCCGTACAG AGTTTTGCGAAAAGCTTACTGGATGTTGCTGACAATCTGGGAAGAGCTTCTTCTGTTGTCAAAGAGGGTTTCAGTAAGATTGATACTTCAAAAGATGCCAGTGGTGCAGTTCCGTTGTTAAAAACTCTCCTGGAAGGCGTTGAAATGACTGAGAAGCAGCTCTTGGAG GTATTTAAAAAATCtggaattgaaaaatatgatcCGACAAACGAACCATTCGATCCACACCGGCACAATGCGGTCTTTCAAGTACCTGATGGTTCAAAACCTCCGGGCACAGTCGCGGCTGTTCTAAAG CCTGGGTACATGCTCTATGACAGAGTTCTGCGACCGGCTGAAGTTGGGGTGACCAAGGAGGTGGAGAACAACAATGACACATCTGACAACTGA
- the LOC116211358 gene encoding grpE protein homolog 2, mitochondrial-like isoform X2 — MSASRVLTRVSRGLSRSALLVSPAQKQRFSVLSGQFHSSSHDSPVQAHVLNQFPHSSSLLQRFGISSSATPEPEKEQGNTAEKESAEATKGGEETKAPDQVGKSESEDELSMEDLVKLVAEKEELLKAKHKQIEEMQDKVLRSYAEMENVMDRTRREAENAKKYAVQSFAKSLLDVADNLGRASSVVKEGFSKIDTSKDASGAVPLLKTLLEGVEMTEKQLLEVFKKSGIEKYDPTNEPFDPHRHNAVFQVPDGSKPPGTVAAVLKPGYMLYDRVLRPAEVGVTKEVENNNDTSDN, encoded by the exons ATGTCAGCGTCTAGGGTTTTGACTCGCGTCTCCCGGGGCCTCAGCCGTAGCGCTCTGCTTGTCTCTCCCGCGCAGAAGCAACGTTTCTCTGTCCTCTCCGGCCAATTCCACAGCTCCTCACATGATTCTCCGGTACAG GCTCATGTGTTGAATCAATTTCCTCATAGTTCATCCTTGTTGCAACGATTTGGAATCTCCTCATCTGCTACCCCTGAACCAGAAAAGGAGCAGGGGAATACTGCAGAGAAGGAGAGTGCTGAGGCCACAAAAGGAGGTGAGGAAACGAAAGCGCCTGATCAAGTGGGAAAATCAG AGAGCGAGGATGAGCTATCAATGGAGGATTTGGTGAAACTTGTGGCGGAGAAGGAAGAACTTCTGAAAGCGAAGCACAAACAGATTGAGGAAATGCAAGACAAGGTCCTGAGAAGCTACGCAGAAATGGAAAATGTGATGGACAGGACTAGGCGAGAAGCTGAGAATGCAAAGAAATATGCCGTACAG AGTTTTGCGAAAAGCTTACTGGATGTTGCTGACAATCTGGGAAGAGCTTCTTCTGTTGTCAAAGAGGGTTTCAGTAAGATTGATACTTCAAAAGATGCCAGTGGTGCAGTTCCGTTGTTAAAAACTCTCCTGGAAGGCGTTGAAATGACTGAGAAGCAGCTCTTGGAG GTATTTAAAAAATCtggaattgaaaaatatgatcCGACAAACGAACCATTCGATCCACACCGGCACAATGCGGTCTTTCAAGTACCTGATGGTTCAAAACCTCCGGGCACAGTCGCGGCTGTTCTAAAG CCTGGGTACATGCTCTATGACAGAGTTCTGCGACCGGCTGAAGTTGGGGTGACCAAGGAGGTGGAGAACAACAATGACACATCTGACAACTGA
- the LOC116211358 gene encoding grpE protein homolog 2, mitochondrial-like isoform X3 — protein sequence MSASRVLTRVSRGLSRSALLVSPAQKQRFSVLSGQFHSSSHDSPVQAHVLNQFPHSSSLLQRFGISSSATPEPEKEQGNTAEKESAEATKGDSESEDELSMEDLVKLVAEKEELLKAKHKQIEEMQDKVLRSYAEMENVMDRTRREAENAKKYAVQSFAKSLLDVADNLGRASSVVKEGFSKIDTSKDASGAVPLLKTLLEGVEMTEKQLLEVFKKSGIEKYDPTNEPFDPHRHNAVFQVPDGSKPPGTVAAVLKPGYMLYDRVLRPAEVGVTKEVENNNDTSDN from the exons ATGTCAGCGTCTAGGGTTTTGACTCGCGTCTCCCGGGGCCTCAGCCGTAGCGCTCTGCTTGTCTCTCCCGCGCAGAAGCAACGTTTCTCTGTCCTCTCCGGCCAATTCCACAGCTCCTCACATGATTCTCCGGTACAG GCTCATGTGTTGAATCAATTTCCTCATAGTTCATCCTTGTTGCAACGATTTGGAATCTCCTCATCTGCTACCCCTGAACCAGAAAAGGAGCAGGGGAATACTGCAGAGAAGGAGAGTGCTGAGGCCACAAAAGGAG ATTCAGAGAGCGAGGATGAGCTATCAATGGAGGATTTGGTGAAACTTGTGGCGGAGAAGGAAGAACTTCTGAAAGCGAAGCACAAACAGATTGAGGAAATGCAAGACAAGGTCCTGAGAAGCTACGCAGAAATGGAAAATGTGATGGACAGGACTAGGCGAGAAGCTGAGAATGCAAAGAAATATGCCGTACAG AGTTTTGCGAAAAGCTTACTGGATGTTGCTGACAATCTGGGAAGAGCTTCTTCTGTTGTCAAAGAGGGTTTCAGTAAGATTGATACTTCAAAAGATGCCAGTGGTGCAGTTCCGTTGTTAAAAACTCTCCTGGAAGGCGTTGAAATGACTGAGAAGCAGCTCTTGGAG GTATTTAAAAAATCtggaattgaaaaatatgatcCGACAAACGAACCATTCGATCCACACCGGCACAATGCGGTCTTTCAAGTACCTGATGGTTCAAAACCTCCGGGCACAGTCGCGGCTGTTCTAAAG CCTGGGTACATGCTCTATGACAGAGTTCTGCGACCGGCTGAAGTTGGGGTGACCAAGGAGGTGGAGAACAACAATGACACATCTGACAACTGA
- the LOC116211388 gene encoding mitochondrial pyruvate carrier 4-like isoform X2, whose protein sequence is MGDQHSKRGRLHKTARKHLLPYAAWCSPSPTISLVACSGLIWSRYSMVIIPRNLNLVGVNMAMAGTGFYQLSRKIRHDHFSETETTADHE, encoded by the exons ATGGGTGATCAGCATAGCAAACGCGGCCGACTTCACAAAACCGCCCGAAAACATCTCCTACCCTATGCAGCTTGGTGCTCACCTTCTCCTACAATATCCT TGGTTGCTTGCAGCGGACTCATCTGGTCACGCTATAGCATGGTGATCATACCG AGGAACTTGAACCTGGTGGGTGTAAACATGGCTATGGCTGGGACGGGATTTTATCAACTCTCTCGGAAAATCCG GCATGATCACTTTTCCGAGACGGAGACCACTGCAGATCACGAATGA
- the LOC116211388 gene encoding mitochondrial pyruvate carrier 4-like isoform X1 — protein sequence MGAASKLQAFWNHPAGPKTIHFWAPTFKWVISIANAADFTKPPENISYPMQLVVACSGLIWSRYSMVIIPRNLNLVGVNMAMAGTGFYQLSRKIRHDHFSETETTADHE from the exons ATGGGAGCTGCTTCAAAGCTCCAAGCTTTCTGGAACCACCCAGCCGGCCCGAAAACCA TTCATTTTTGGGCCCCGACGTTCAAATGGGTGATCAGCATAGCAAACGCGGCCGACTTCACAAAACCGCCCGAAAACATCTCCTACCCTATGCAGCTTG TGGTTGCTTGCAGCGGACTCATCTGGTCACGCTATAGCATGGTGATCATACCG AGGAACTTGAACCTGGTGGGTGTAAACATGGCTATGGCTGGGACGGGATTTTATCAACTCTCTCGGAAAATCCG GCATGATCACTTTTCCGAGACGGAGACCACTGCAGATCACGAATGA
- the LOC116211403 gene encoding GDSL esterase/lipase At4g26790 translates to MARKSIIANLYFLSHFVLQLLETSAKVPSIIVFGDSSVDSGNNNHISTVVKSNFKPYGRDFYGGQATGRFSNGRVCSDFISEAFEINPTIPAYLDPAFNITDFSTGVCFASAGTGYDNSTSDVLSVIPLWKELEYYKKYQEELRAYMGRVKADNVLRESLYLISVGTNDFLENYYLVPGRSLQYSIEGYQSFLLGIARNFVSELYGLGARKISLSGLPPMGCLPLERTRSVMFGNRCVEKYNNVAKEFNGKLEDLVEKLNKELEGIQVVVPNPYGILFDIIQNPESYGFENAVEACCGTGLFEMGYLCNKNNPFTCADASKYVFWDSFHPTEKTNGLVARHAVKTCLYKFM, encoded by the exons ATGGCTCGTAAGTCTATAATCGCTAACTTGTACTTCCTATCGCATTTCGTCCTCCAGCTCCTTGAAACTTCTGCAAAAGTACCGTCTATCATCGTGTTCGGGGACTCCTCTGTGGACTCCGGGAACAACAATCACATCTCCACCGTCGTGAAGAGCAATTTCAAGCCATATGGACGGGATTTCTATGGCGGTCAAGCCACAGGACGGTTCTCGAATGGCCGGGTCTGCTCAGACTTCATTTCCGAGGCGTTCGAGATCAATCCCACAATTCCGGCTTACTTGGATCCAGCTTTTAACATAACAGACTTCTCCACCGGAGTTTGCTTTGCTTCTGCTGGAACTGGATATGACAATTCAACTTCTGATGTTCTG TCGGTCATACCTCTGTGGAAAGAACTGGAGTACTACAAGAAGTACCAGGAAGAGCTGAGGGCTTACATGGGCAGAGTAAAAGCTGACAATGTCCTGAGAGAGTCCCTTTACCTTATCAGTGTGGGAACCAACGATTTCCTCGAAAACTACTACCTGGTCCCGGGCCGGTCGCTGCAATACTCGATCGAGGGGTACCAGAGCTTTCTTCTTGGGATTGCCAGGAACTTTGTCTCCGAGCTTTACGGTCTTGGGGCACGGAAGATTTCACTCAGCGGGCTCCCCCCAATGGGGTGCTTGCCACTGGAGCGGACCAGGAGCGTGATGTTCGGGAATCGTTGCGTCGAGAAGTATAACAATGTGGCTAAGGAGTTCAATGGGAAGTTGGAGGATTTGGTGGAGAAGCTCAACAAAGAGCTTGAAGGAATTCAAGTAGTAGTTCCTAATCCGTATGGTATCCTCTTCGATATCATTCAGAACCCGGAGTCTTATG GATTCGAGAATGCGGTGGAAGCATGCTGTGGGACCGGTTTGTTCGAGATGGGCTATCTGTGCAACAAGAACAACCCGTTCACCTGTGCAGATGCCAGTAAGTACGTGTTCTGGGATTCCTTCCACCCGACGGAGAAAACTAATGGGCTTGTTGCCCGCCATGCCGTTAAGACTTGCCTTTACAAGTTTATGTGA
- the LOC116192237 gene encoding hydroxyproline O-arabinosyltransferase 1-like, with protein sequence MGCGNFFIMLVALSVALITYNILISANVPLMLDLPGPSNSSPPSKISVDPVIEMPIERSSRRFGGQQQQRKRMFHTAVTASDSVYNTWQCRVMYYWFRKHRDGPNSEMGGFTRILHSGKADKFMDEIPTFVAQPLPSGMDQGYIVLNRPWAFVQWLQQAEIKEDYILMAEPDHIIVKPIPNLSRDGLGAAFPFFYIEPKKYESTLRKFFPVEKGPITNIDPIGNSPVIVGKESLKKIASTWMNVSLAMKKDPEADKAFGWVLEMYAYAVSSALHGVGNILYKDFMIQPPWDTELGEKFIIHYTYGCDYNMKGELTYGKIGEWRFDKRSFDQVAPPRNLRLPPTGVPESVVTLVKMVNEATANIPNWGS encoded by the exons ATGGGTTGTGGGAACTTCTTCATCATGCTGGTGGCCCTCTCGGTGGCTCTTATCACTTACAACATCCTCATCTCCGCCAACGTCCCGCTGATGCTCGACCTCCCGGGCCCGTCCAACTCGAGCCCTCCGTCAAAGATATCGGTTGACCCGGTCATCGAGATGCCGATCGAGAGGTCGTCCAGGCGGTTCGGggggcagcagcagcagcggaAGAGGATGTTCCACACGGCGGTGACCGCTTCCGATTCCGTCTACAACACGTGGCAGTGCCGGGTGATGTACTACTGGTTCAGGAAGCACAGGGACGGTCCCAATTCGGAGATGGGCGGGTTCACGAGGATTCTGCACTCTGGGAAGGCTGACAAGTTCATGGACGAGATCCCCACCTTCGTTGCTCAGCCTCTCCCTTCTGGGATGGATCAG GGTTATATAGTCCTGAACAGACCATGGGCGTTCGTGCAGTGGCTCCAACAAGCAGAGATTAAAGAAGA TTACATACTGATGGCAGAACCCGATCATATTATTGTGAAGCCGATACCGAACTTATCAAGAGATGGGCTTGGAGCtgcctttcctttcttctatATTGAGCCTAAAAAGTATGAGAGTACTCTCCGGAAGTTCTTTCCTGTGGAGAAAGGACCAATAACCAACATTGACCCAATCGGAAATTCCCCTGTTATTGTTGGAAAG GAGTCTCTCAAGAAGATTGCTTCAACATGGATGAATGTTTCGTTGGCAATGAAGAAGGATCCTGAAGCGGATAAAGCTTTTGGTTGGGTTCTCGAAAT GTATGCTTATGCTGTATCTTCAGCTCTGCATGGTGTTGGTAACATTCTATACAAGGATTTCATGATTCAG CCTCCATGGGACACAGAGTTGGGGGAGAAGTTCATAATTCATTACACTTACGGATGTGACTATAATATGAAG GGTGAGTTAACCTATGGAAAGATTGGAGAGTGGAGGTTTGACAAGAGATCATTTGATCAAGTTGCTCCTCCGAGAAACCTTCGGCTGCCTCCAACTGGCGTGCCCGAAAGTGTG GTGACGTTGGTGAAAATGGTAAATGAGGCGACGGCTAACATCCCGAACTGGGGCTCCTGA
- the LOC116193094 gene encoding uncharacterized protein LOC116193094, translated as MDFSYKSNWTWLCRTAITNICCCRKRRHKPRKGSEKTGMEPELGLVPSDEFPVECSGFEPGLLPDELSGPSEPSDRSFRNDLFKWRTFDTSGGSDGPASADASGVTATGGQSCNSGNVWARQGLSWWQKWWCTGGKGLADD; from the coding sequence ATGGATTTTTCGTACAAATCCAACTGGACATGGCTCTGCAGAACTGCAATTACAAACATATGCTGCTGCAGGAAAAGGCGCCACAAGCCCCGTAAAGGTTCGGAAAAGACCGGGATGGAACCTGAACTGGGGCTTGTACCGAGCGATGAGTTTCCAGTCGAATGTTCTGGCTTTGAACCGGGGCTTTTACCAGATGAACTTTCTGGCCCCTCAGAACCTTCAGACCGTTCATTTAGGAATGACCTGTTCAAGTGGAGGACCTTTGATACCAGTGGAGGCTCAGATGGACCAGCCAGTGCTGATGCCAGTGGAGTGACTGCTACAGGTGGGCAGAGCTGTAACAGTGGCAATGTCTGGGCCAGACAGGGGTTATCGTGGTGGCAGAAGTGGTGGTGCACTGGCGGAAAAGGCCTTGCAGATGATTAG
- the LOC116192173 gene encoding uncharacterized protein LOC116192173: MGEDGMEPRQEMVDEVHSLLPPAIIESQTEELDQDDDRGTELRHRQVKAIGSVSSEENMDEFIDYNNENTTSINSAKTIVSAPASASTSRGQLANLQVRKKRKREVIVIDDIDEWSAPCPPNFFSSPSDGSFRNEWFKMRTFNVEEGAAATGAGESIDGGQTVKENGAAAGDTGGKHSTSCLPWWLKGKTNIGEK; encoded by the coding sequence ATGGGTGAAGATGGAATGGAACCCAGACAAGAAATGGTTGATGAAGTCCATTCACTGCTTCCTCCGGCTATTATTGAGTCGCAGACAGAGGAATTGGATCAGGATGATGACCGTGGTACTGAGCTCCGTCATCGGCAAGTGAAAGCCATTGGCTCAGTTTCGTCAGAGGAAAACATGGATGAGTTTATCGACTATAATAACGAGAATACCACGAGTATTAATTCCGCAAAGACCATCGTTTCAGCACCTGCTTCTGCGTCCACATCACGAGGTCAACTTGCAAACCTGCAGGTACGCAAGAAACGAAAGAGAGAGGTGATAGTTATAGATGATATAGACGAATGGTCTGCACCTTGCCCGCCTAATTTCTTCAGCTCACCCTCGGATGGTTCTTTTAGAAATGAATGGTTCAAAATGAGAACTTTCAATGTCGAGGAAGGTGCTGCAGCAACAGGTGCTGGTGAGAGTATCGATGGAGGACAAACGGTGAAAGAGAATGGAGCAGCAGCAGGGGATACGGGAGGGAAACATAGCACCTCTTGTTTGCCCTGGTGGCTCAAGGGAAAGACCAACAtaggagaaaaataa